A portion of the Platichthys flesus chromosome 7, fPlaFle2.1, whole genome shotgun sequence genome contains these proteins:
- the b4galt3 gene encoding beta-1,4-galactosyltransferase 3, whose translation MAYCGRSLDSPCTLALLVGFQFAFVLYFSLGGFRGLVSVLVHTTEPEFDYSRPHDVYTNLSHLGAPPPPPRNSGTGPPVTGPPLRDCQIPSPLLVGPVSVLLSSPLSLEEIRQRNPLVLPGGHYRPPDCEPRHHTAIVVPYRNRQTHLRALLYHLHPFLQRQQIHYSIYIVQQWGNGTFNRAKLLNVGVREALRDEDWSCIFLHDVDLLPENDHNTYTCHKQFPTHLSVAMDKFRYRLPYPQYFGGVSAVTPDQYMKMNGFPNLYWGWGGEDDDIAARVRLSGMKIVRPPVAIGHYKMIKHKGDRGNEQNPRRFDLLKRTRLNWRSDGLNSLAYELLSRELEPLYTNLTVNIGEDPRLPQGKAPIPVKATTPVHQRSTSKNEGTAKKEENRPQGKGPVVENMTKVLGEKTQPALSKAANQTTHKETGAMT comes from the exons ATGGCATACTGCGGCCGCTCTCTGGACTCCCCGTGCACACTGGCCCTGCTGGTGGGCTTCCAGTTTGCCTTTGTCCTCTACTTCTCCCTCGGGGGCTTCCGGGGCCTTGTATCCGTCCTGGTGCACACCACCGAGCCGGAGTTTGATTACTCCCGACCTCACGACGTCTACACCAACCTCAGTCATCTGGGAGCGCCGCCTCCCCCGCCTCGCAACTCGGGCACTGGACCCCCCGTCACAGGGCCGCCGCTGAGAGACTGCCAGATCCCCTCCCCACTGCTGG tcgGACCCGTGTCTgtccttctttcctctcctctgtctctggagGAGATCCGACAGAGGAATCCCTTGGTGTTGCCAGGCGGACACTACCGTCCTCCAGACTGTGAACCCCGCCATCACACAGCGATAGTGGTGCCGTACCGGAACCGGCAGACCCACCTCCGCGCGCTGCTCTACCACCTCCACCCTTTCCTGCAGAGACAACAGATTCACTATAGCATCTATATAGTGCAGCAG TGGGGGAACGGCACCTTCAACCGAGCCAAGCTGCTGAACGTGGGGGTGCGGGAGGCCCTCAGAGATGAAGACTGGAGCTGCATCTTCCTGCACGACGTGGACCTGCTGCCCGAGAACGACCACAACACCTACACCTGCCACAAACAGTTCCCCACACACCTGTCTGTGGCCATGGACAAGTTCAGATACAG GCTGCCGTACCCCCAGTATTTCGGTGGCGTGTCTGCAGTGACCCCAGACCAGTACATGAAGATGAATGGTTTCCCCAACCTGTACTGGGGCTGGGGTGGAGAGGATGATGACATCGCTGCCAG AGTGCGTCTCTCTGGCATGAAGATTGTGCGTCCCCCAGTGGCCATTGGTCATTACAAGATGATCAAGCACAAAGGAGACAGAGGCAACGAGCAGAATCCACGCAG GTTTGACCTCCTGAAAAGGACCAGACTGAACTGGCGCTCTGACGGCCTCAACTCTCTGGCCTACGAGCTCCTTTCCAGAGAGCTGGAGCCTCTCTACACCAACCTCACTGTCAACATTGGAGAAGACCCCCGCCTGCCGCAGGGGAAGGCACCCATCCCTGTTAAGGCAACGACCCCCGTCCACCAACGTAGCACCAGCAAGAACGAGGGCACAGCCaagaaggaggagaacagaCCACAGGGCAAAGGCCCCGTGGTGGAAAATATGACCAAGGTATTGGGTGAAAAGACACAACCTGCGCTGTCAAAAGCTGCAaatcaaacaacacacaaggagaCTGGTGCGATGACATAG
- the bgnb gene encoding biglycan b, giving the protein MLPQCSLLLLLCVARLLPASSALPFEQKGFWDFAMDSMDSGGLMAMMRDEEEGSAVEEVLPPDVHMCPFGCQCRLRVVQCSDLGLTEVPKNIPSDTKFLDLQNNRITELTENDFKGLTHLYGLSLRNNLISKVHPRTFVPLKHMQKLYFSKNLLTTVPKNLPASLVEIRIHENRIKKVAAGAFAGLANMNCIEMGANPLQNSGFEPGAFKGLKLNYLRISEAKLTGVPKDLPESLNELHLDHNQIQAIELEDLSRYKNLYRLGLGFNHIRNIENGSLSYLPLLRELHLDNNRLTGVPRGLPDMKYLQVVYLHSNSINHVGVNDFCPRGFGMKRTFYNGISLFANPINYWEVQPAAFRCVSNRLAIQFGNYKK; this is encoded by the exons ATGTTGCCACAGTGCTCCCTCCTGCTGTTGCTATGCGTGGCCCGGCTGCTCCCCGCCTCCTCGGCCTTGCCCTTCGAGCAGAAAGGCTTCTGGGATTTTGCAATGGACAGTATGGACAGTGGCGGGCTGATGGCGATGATGAGGGATGAGGAAGAAGGTtcagctgtggaggaggtgCTCCCCCCGGACGTACACATGTGTCCCTTCGGCTGCCAATGTCGCCTCCGGGTCGTCCAGTGCTCTGACCTCg GTCTGACCGAGGTGCCCAAGAATATTCCTTCAGACACCAAGTTCCTGGACCTGCAGAACAACCGCATCACCGAGCTCACAGAGAATGACTTCAAAGGCCTCACTCACTTATAc ggtctGTCTCTGAGGAATAACCTTATTTCCAAAGTCCACCCCAGGACATTTGTCCCTCTGAAGCACATGCAGAAGCTCTACTTCTCAAAAAACCTGCTGACCACCGTCCCCAAGAACTTGCCCGCCTCTCTGGTCGAGATTAGGATCCACGAGAACCGCATCAAGAAGGTGGCAGCTGGAGCCTTCGCAGGGCTGGCCAACATGAACTGCATAG AGATGGGAGCAAACCCCCTCCAGAACAGCGGTTTCGAGCCTGGAGCCTTCAAGGGACTGAAACTCAATTATCTTCGTATTTCAGAGGCCAAACTGACCGGAGTGCCAAAAG ATCTGCCAGAGAGTCTCAATGAGCTTCATCTTGACCACAACCAGATCCAAGCTATAGAACTGGAGGACCTGAGCCGCTACAAAAACCTGTACAG GTTGGGCCTCGGCTTCAACCACATCCGCAACATAGAGAACGGCAGCCTGTCCTACCTGCCCCTGCTGAGAGAGCTGCATCTGGACAACAACCGCCTCACCGGTGTTCCCAGAGGACTCCCGGACATGAAATACCTGCAG GTGGTCTACCTGCATTCCAACAGCATCAACCATGTGGGCGTGAACGACTTCTGCCCTCGGGGATTCGGGATGAAGAGGACGTTCTATAATGGCATCAGCTTGTTTGCTAACCCCATCAATTACTGGGAGGTGCAGCCTGCCGCGTTCCGCTGCGTCAGCAACCGGCTGGCTATTCAGTTCGGCAACTACAAGAAGTAA